From the genome of Gloeocapsa sp. PCC 73106, one region includes:
- a CDS encoding polysaccharide biosynthesis/export family protein — protein MIQSRSKLLKSSLIAIQVGLFLISQHTFFPTSSPAQQSFSLPKPVKPVPPPAQLPRPTFGIGNPIPNQNPPVTEENISRQFSVYRLDVDDVVSVNVEQFPEFNFIGPIDSEGNILVPILGRVSIAGLTLEEVETKISVELGNRFLLTEPVVFAVLATPRPVRVTLIGEVSRPGFYTVDSTTLLSDILSFSGGTTNTADLRNVIVRRSLSDGSVIEQRIDLYTPLITGSNVPKVPLQGGDTVIVSRLEIGDDQDYDRVLISRSTLPVQEITVRLLAPVQPSGQVLQNLVLPNGSDFLDIIAAVPLADVLRVNVTDVTLLRFDPERGRVITQSLNIRAILNGDLSYVVPLQEGDVVVVGRTLLGKVFAAFNVLTQPIRDLESFWRVFNRGF, from the coding sequence ATGATTCAGTCGAGATCTAAACTGCTCAAGTCTTCTTTGATAGCCATACAAGTAGGACTGTTTTTGATAAGTCAACATACTTTTTTCCCCACCTCTAGTCCCGCTCAACAGTCATTTTCTTTACCAAAACCCGTAAAACCTGTACCTCCTCCAGCACAACTTCCTAGACCCACTTTTGGAATAGGTAACCCCATACCCAATCAAAATCCTCCGGTTACCGAAGAGAATATCTCCAGACAATTTAGCGTTTATCGTCTAGATGTAGATGATGTTGTCTCTGTTAACGTGGAACAATTTCCTGAATTTAATTTTATCGGTCCCATCGACAGCGAAGGTAATATTTTGGTTCCTATTTTAGGAAGAGTCTCCATCGCTGGATTGACTCTGGAAGAAGTGGAAACTAAGATTAGTGTTGAATTGGGAAATCGTTTTTTATTAACAGAGCCAGTGGTATTTGCCGTTTTGGCAACACCCCGTCCAGTCAGAGTCACTTTAATTGGAGAGGTGTCTAGACCGGGTTTTTATACGGTAGATTCCACCACTCTCCTGAGTGATATTTTATCTTTTTCCGGTGGTACCACGAACACCGCTGATTTAAGAAATGTCATAGTGCGTCGCTCTTTATCTGATGGAAGTGTGATTGAGCAAAGAATTGATTTATATACTCCTCTGATAACTGGGAGTAATGTTCCGAAAGTCCCTCTTCAAGGAGGAGATACAGTGATCGTTTCTCGATTAGAAATCGGTGATGATCAAGATTATGACAGAGTTTTAATATCTCGCAGTACATTGCCTGTACAAGAAATTACAGTCAGACTCTTAGCGCCTGTACAACCTTCAGGTCAAGTGTTACAAAATTTGGTTTTACCCAATGGTAGCGATTTTTTAGATATAATCGCGGCGGTTCCTTTGGCGGATGTTCTGCGTGTTAACGTTACAGATGTGACTTTGCTGAGGTTTGACCCAGAAAGAGGTAGAGTTATCACTCAGAGTCTAAATATCAGAGCTATCCTCAACGGAGATCTTTCTTATGTAGTTCCTTTACAAGAGGGAGATGTAGTAGTTGTGGGTCGCACGCTTCTAGGTAAAGTTTTTGCAGCGTTTAACGTTCTAACCCAGCCAATTCGAGATTTAGAAAGCTTTTGGCGAGTTTTCAATCGCGGATTTTAG